The uncultured Desulfuromonas sp. genome has a segment encoding these proteins:
- the ettA gene encoding energy-dependent translational throttle protein EttA: MSEDSKKIIYSMMKVSKSYNKQPVIKDISLSYFYGAKIGVLGLNGSGKSSLLRIMAGVDKDFNGEAVLSEGYSVGYLEQEPQLDDSKTVRQVVEEGVQETVDLLKEFEEINLKFAEPMDDDAMAALCDRQAQVQDKLDALDAWDLDSRLDLAMDALRCPPADANVKVLSGGERRRVALCRLLLQKPDILLLDEPTNHLDAETVAWLEQHLQRYEGTVIAVTHDRYFLDNVAGWILELDRGHGIPWKGNYSSWLDQKQKRLQHEEKAESARQRTLQRELEWINMSPKGRHAKSKARITSYEKLLNEGGDSQTRDLEIYIPPGPRLGDIVIEADHVQKAFDGRLLMEDMNFKLPRGGIVGIIGPNGAGKTTLMRMFTGQEQPDSGTLTLGSTVQLGYVDQSRDALDGNKNIWEEISGGQDMMMLGTREVNSRAYVARFNFSGSDQQKKVGTLSGGERNRVHLAKILSGGANVLLLDEPTNDLDVNTMRALEEALESFAGCAVVISHDRWFLDRIATHMLAFEGDSQVVWYEGNYSEYEEDRRKRLGRDADQPHRIRYRDLTRA; encoded by the coding sequence ATGAGTGAGGACAGCAAAAAAATTATCTACAGCATGATGAAGGTCAGCAAAAGCTACAACAAGCAGCCTGTCATCAAGGACATCTCCCTGTCCTATTTTTACGGCGCCAAGATCGGTGTGCTCGGTCTCAACGGTTCCGGTAAAAGTAGCCTGCTGCGCATCATGGCCGGGGTGGACAAGGACTTTAACGGTGAAGCCGTGTTGTCCGAGGGCTACTCCGTCGGTTATCTGGAGCAGGAGCCACAACTCGACGACAGTAAAACCGTGCGCCAGGTGGTGGAAGAGGGGGTTCAAGAGACCGTTGATCTGCTCAAGGAGTTCGAGGAGATCAACCTGAAATTCGCCGAGCCGATGGACGATGACGCCATGGCCGCCCTGTGTGATCGTCAGGCTCAAGTGCAGGATAAACTCGATGCCCTGGATGCCTGGGATCTCGATTCGCGCCTCGATCTGGCCATGGATGCGCTGCGCTGTCCGCCGGCCGATGCCAACGTCAAAGTGCTGTCCGGTGGTGAGCGTCGTCGGGTGGCCCTGTGCCGCCTGCTGTTGCAGAAGCCGGATATCCTGTTGCTCGATGAGCCGACCAACCATCTCGACGCCGAAACCGTGGCCTGGCTGGAGCAACATCTGCAACGCTATGAAGGCACGGTCATTGCCGTGACCCATGATCGCTATTTTCTCGACAATGTCGCCGGCTGGATTCTTGAACTCGACCGTGGACACGGGATCCCCTGGAAGGGCAATTATTCCTCCTGGCTGGATCAGAAGCAGAAACGGCTGCAACACGAAGAGAAAGCCGAATCCGCCCGCCAGCGCACCCTGCAGCGCGAGCTGGAGTGGATCAACATGTCGCCCAAGGGGCGTCACGCCAAGAGCAAGGCGCGCATCACCTCTTACGAGAAACTGCTCAATGAAGGGGGCGACAGCCAGACGCGCGATCTGGAGATCTACATTCCGCCCGGACCGCGTCTCGGTGACATCGTCATTGAAGCCGATCATGTGCAGAAGGCGTTTGACGGCCGTCTATTGATGGAAGATATGAATTTTAAACTGCCGCGCGGCGGTATTGTCGGCATCATCGGCCCCAACGGCGCCGGTAAAACCACTCTGATGCGGATGTTTACCGGCCAGGAGCAGCCGGACAGCGGCACCCTGACTCTCGGCAGCACGGTTCAGCTCGGTTATGTTGATCAGAGTCGCGATGCGTTGGACGGCAACAAGAACATTTGGGAAGAGATCAGCGGCGGCCAGGACATGATGATGCTCGGCACCCGTGAGGTCAATTCCCGTGCCTATGTGGCGCGCTTCAACTTCTCCGGCAGCGATCAGCAGAAAAAAGTCGGCACCCTGTCCGGTGGTGAGCGCAACCGGGTCCATCTGGCCAAGATCCTCAGCGGTGGCGCCAACGTCCTGTTGCTCGACGAACCGACCAACGATCTCGACGTCAATACCATGCGTGCCCTCGAAGAAGCGCTGGAGAGCTTTGCCGGGTGCGCCGTGGTCATCAGCCATGATCGCTGGTTTCTCGACCGTATCGCCACCCACATGCTGGCCTTTGAAGGCGACAGCCAGGTGGTGTGGTACGAGGGTAACTACAGTGAATACGAGGAGGATCGCCGCAAACGGTTGGGGCGTGATGCTGATCAACCGCATCGCATTCGTTACCGGGATCTGACGCGCGCCTGA
- a CDS encoding alpha/beta fold hydrolase → MAVILIIAWRQARKMTCNSWQKRQQRYIENPELHPVQQLETYRLDARVIELTTADGETLSALYRPGSKEATIILCHGYKMDCSEMIPIAAMLERYGYGVLLPDLRSHGRSSGELIRFGYHEWQDLEAAVEFILSQHPNQAIGLFGNSMGGALALCYTARDPRISAVIAQSPYASIAHTINLSVKRFTGLPPFPFAPLINFFAQRQLQFNSAAVAPLHCIGDISPRAILLMMGGQDQVVPCEGIFALEKAAGDPVELWFDEQLDHVEFYHRHPQEFEQRVTRFFDRYLGGLN, encoded by the coding sequence ATGGCTGTCATTTTAATCATCGCCTGGCGCCAGGCCCGCAAAATGACGTGCAACTCCTGGCAGAAGCGCCAACAACGCTATATTGAAAACCCGGAGCTGCATCCCGTGCAGCAGCTCGAAACCTACCGTCTGGATGCCCGCGTCATTGAATTGACCACAGCGGATGGTGAAACGTTGTCGGCACTGTACCGTCCCGGCAGCAAGGAAGCCACCATCATCCTCTGCCATGGCTACAAGATGGACTGCAGCGAGATGATCCCCATTGCCGCCATGCTGGAACGTTACGGCTACGGCGTGTTGCTGCCGGACCTGCGCAGCCATGGCCGCAGCAGTGGCGAGCTGATCCGCTTTGGCTATCATGAGTGGCAGGACCTTGAAGCGGCGGTCGAATTCATTCTCAGCCAACATCCCAATCAGGCCATCGGTTTATTCGGCAACTCCATGGGCGGCGCGCTGGCGTTGTGTTATACGGCCCGCGACCCGCGCATTTCAGCGGTCATCGCCCAGTCCCCCTACGCCTCCATCGCCCATACCATCAATCTCAGCGTCAAGCGCTTTACCGGATTGCCGCCCTTTCCTTTTGCGCCTCTGATCAACTTTTTCGCCCAGCGCCAACTGCAATTCAACAGTGCTGCCGTGGCCCCGCTGCACTGCATCGGCGACATCAGCCCGCGTGCCATCCTGCTGATGATGGGCGGCCAGGATCAGGTTGTGCCCTGCGAGGGGATTTTTGCTCTGGAGAAAGCTGCCGGAGACCCGGTGGAGCTGTGGTTTGATGAACAGCTTGACCATGTTGAGTTTTACCATCGGCATCCGCAGGAATTTGAGCAGCGGGTCACCCGCTTTTTTGACCGCTATTTAGGTGGTCTCAACTAG